In Rhodospirillales bacterium, the DNA window GCTGATCCGCCACTGCCGAGTGCGCCGCCGTTACCGCCGGAGCCGCCGCTGGCGGTCTGCAGGCCATCCACGTCGCTGCCGCCGGCACCACCGCCGCCCGATGATGTCTGATTGCCGCCCGTCCCCGCGCTGCCTGGCACGGTGCCGCTGCCGACAGCGCCACCAGCGCTCAATCCGGCACCGCCACCACCGCCACCGCCGCCGGCGCTGACCGACCACCATTCCTCGCCGGCGTACCACTGATCATAGTCGCCATCACCGCCGCCGCCGCCACCGCCGCCCCCGGCGATCAGGCCCTGGTTGTCGATGGTGATCGGGCAGTTGACCGAGATCGCGGTGCCGCCACCGGCGCCGCCGCTGCCGTCCGTACTGCCGCTTTGTCCTTGGCCGGCAGCGCCGCCGTTGCCGCCGCGGCCGATGATCGAGCCGTGGTTGATCAGTGTCACCCGGCTGCCCGCCGGCAGCGCGATGGTGCAGGCCGGATAGCCGGGCGAAGAAGCGTTGAGAAGCGAGCCGCCAGTGACGGTCAAGGCGACCTCGGCCGGCTCGGCGCCGTCCCAGGCATGGTAGGCCTGCAGGTGCGCGCCGAGATCGAAGTTGGTCGAGGTACCGCTGATCACCACATCGGCGCGGAAGCCGCCGCCGGCGCCGAAGCCGGCCAGCGCGTTGACCGCCAGCATCAGGCGTCGTCCTTGGCAGCGACGGTGTAGAGCACCCGCAGCCCCTTCAGCACCGCGTCGCCGGCAAACGTGTCGGTGGCGTCGCCGGCATTGCGATACACCAGGATGTTGAGCAGATCGCCGTCGGCGACACCGCCCACCGGCCCGCCGCCGCCGGCGAGATGCAGGTGACGCTTTGCCGCCGGCGCCATCGGTGAGCGCAAGTCCGTCGAGGCCCCACGCCGCTCGGCGCCCCGTCGCCATCGCCTTGCGCTGTCGCGTAGACCTGCCACGCCACGTCGCCGCTACCAGCGGCGCCCGCGGCCCAGACGATCTGGAACGTCAGCGTGCCTTCGTCCCATGACTTCGGCATGGCGATCTGACTGATGGCGCCCTCGGCGGCGGCGGCATCGAACGGCAGCCCGCGCCAGCCGTCGAACTGCCCGCCGTAGGCGGCATGGTGGCCGCACGGCGCGTTCGACCACGGCTGGAACGCCGCCGCCGGCAGCCAGATCGTATGCGCGCCTTGCGCAACGTAGAGCGTGTCGGCGTCGGCGACGGTCGGCACATCCGTGGGATCGGTGCCGGTCGCCAGGCCGATCGCAGCGCGCGCACCGGCTGCAGAATTGGCACCGGTGCCGCCGGCGGCGATCGCCAGCGGTGTGATGCCCTGGATGCTACCGCCGGTGATGGCGACGTTGCTGGCGTTCTGCCCGGCCATCGAGCCGAACGCGACACCGCCGTTGTACGGCTGATAGGTGTTGGCCACCGGATCGATGGCGCCTTCGACGATCCAGTCGGCGCCGTCGTAGCGCTTCACGAGCCACGGCGTGGCGCTGTCGTCGATCCACGCCATGCCGGCCTCGGCGTACGCGGGCGGCGACGCCCCCTTGTGTCCCGACAGCACCGCGGCGAACGCGCTGTTGAGGCGCTGAACCAGCTGCGTTCCGCTCTCGGTGTCGATGAACGCCTTGGGGTTGGTCTGACTCATGGTGCTTCCCTACGCTGCCTGCTGATGCCCGTAGCCGCGCGCCACCCAGTCGAAGGTGCGGGCGACGCCGGCACCGGCCGAGTTCTTGAACCGGACCGTGAAGCCGCCCGCCGACTGGCCGGTCACCTCGACCACGTCGCCGGTGGCCATGTCCTGGCCCGAGACCGCGATCGCCGGGGTGGCGCGGAACGCCGGCGAGAAGGCGATGGCGACGCCGCCCGCCGGGCATGCGACGTCGTGCGCGCCGTCGGTGCGGTCCGGCATGTCGACGGTCGCCGACAGCTCGTCGATGCGCGGGGTGACCGCGGTGCTGGTGGAGCGCAGCTGCGCGCGGAACTCGTAGGCGCGGGCGGTGACGTCGCCGATCACCAACGGGCGCCAGGCGCTCCATGTGGGCGTGCCGGCCGGGTCGTCGTCGGTGGTGCGCAGCTCCAGCCAGGCGTTGTACTGCCCCGGCTCGGCGCCCGAGAGGTTCTCGACGTCGGCCAGGCGCGCCCAGTGCTTGACCAGGTTGTCGACGTTCTCGCCCAGCACCTTGATCCGGCCGGTGATGCGGCTGGTGTAGACGGCGCCGAGGTCGACGGCGTTGGCGAAGTCGTACGTGCCCTCGGGCAGCACGCCGCCAGCGTCGGAGTCGAGGATGAGGTCACCGGCGTCGACCACGCAGTCGGTCCTGGTGCCGGCGAACGCCGGATGCTCGGTGACGGTCTCGACCACGTTGCGGCCGACGATGGCGCTCGACGTGATGACGATCTGGGTGGCGCCGGCGCTCTCGTTGGCCGCCGATGTCCACCGCCTTGATCAGGTACGTGCCGGCCATCGCCGGCACCACCGCGCTCGTCGCCGGCTTGGCGATGCGCGCCACCAGGTCGAGCGCGCCCGACCACACGGCGCCGCTGGTCGCCGGCGTGAACTTGATGCGGTAGTGCGAGAGATCGAGATCGGCGACCGCATCCCAGGCGAGATGCGCGGCATCGCTCAGCACGTTGACCACGAACCCGGTGACATCGGCTGGCGGCTCGGTCTTGCCGACCACGGTGTGTGCAACGCTGGCCCATGCGGAGGCGCGCCCGCTGGCGCTCACCGCCCGAAGGCGGATGGTGTAGGCGACGCCGTCGTCCACCGGCCCCAACAGGATCGATCGCGCATCGGCCGGCGCCGGCGATGCCAGCGTCCACGCCTCCTCGGAGTCGTCGCGGCGGTACTGCGCCTGGATGGATGTCGCCGGCGTCAGCGCCGTCGTCTGCGGCGCCAACGTGACTCGTACTCGTGACTGCACCTGACCACTGGCGTCGATGGTCAACGCCTCGCTGCCGCTGTCGACGGCCTCGATCACCGGCCTGGCCGGCTGCTGGTATGCCACCGGCGCCGGCACGGTGATCTGCGGGTCGTACGCCGGGATCGGCCCGGTGTCGGCGTCGTGCACCGCCGGCGCCGCGTCCACCAGCGTCAGCGTGGCGCGGAAGTCGCCGGCGTGGCGGATCGACTTCACGAGGAGATCAACACTCTCGCGCTCGGCCTCGCCGAACATGGCGAGATCGCCGGCCGCCGGCATGGTCGCCGCCGGGATCGGCGTAACAAAGGCGACGGTCGCGGTCTCGCCGCTCTGGGTCAGCACCGAGGCCACCGTCGAGCCGCCCGTGGCCAACCGGAACCGAACCGCGTAGCTCTTGTCGGCCGCCATGGCGACCCCATCGTCTAACGTAACCGACACGGCGTCACCATTGCCGTCGGTGGCCACCGAGCGCACCCGAGCCCAACCGCCGCCCCACAGCGGCACGTCGTGGCTGACCTTGACCAGGTCGCCGGCGGTGCACACCAGATGGTCGATGTCACAAGACAGCTCGTAGGTCTCGGGCCTGAGCTCGCTCACCGCCAGATGGTAGCGGCCGTGTTTCCAGGCGAGATCGGCGTCGGTGCAGCCGAACAGCTCCAGGGTCTCGAACCGGGTGGCACTGGTCTCGTCATAGCCGTCGGCGTAGACGATGCGCTCGTCCTGGCCCCACTCGCGGTCGGGGTTGATGAACCGGACCTTGAGCGCGTGCGGCTGCTGCACGAACGTCTTGAGGCCGCGAAAGCCGGTGGCGTTCCTCGGCGTGAAGTGCTGCACCGGCACCGTCTGCGGCACGTCGCGCACCACCGAGAACCTGCCGTCGCGCATGCCGAACGCGGCGCGGCCGCCGGCGGCGATGTCGCGCAGCAGCTCGAACACCGTGGTCTGGTAGTCGATGACCGCATCGAACGTGTCGTCGGGCCGGGCATCGGCCCAGGCCTTGAACGCGTCCAGATCGAGGCGCTCGTCGGCGACCGGCCGGCGGTTGGCGTCACCGCGCAGCACGTCGCAATAGGCCCACGCCGGATGCCGGGTCGCCTGCGGCGCGGTCCAGGCGTTACCGTCCCACACCGGCAGCAGCGCCTCGGCGACGCCTGAGAACTGGTCGACGACGCCGTTCAGCTGGTCGGTCGCCTTGATGCGCATCGCCACCATGCAGCGGCCGGTGGCGGTCACCGGCTGGGTGTATTCGACGCTGCGCACCGCGGTGACGTAGGAGTCGTCGCGGATCGACGTCGAGGTGTTGTCGGCGGTCAGCCGCGTGAACCGCAGCTCGTAGCGCCCCGCCGTTGCCGGTTTGATCCGCTCACCCTTCCGCACCATCTGCTCGGTCGCCGCGGTGTAGGTGCGCTCACCGAACAGGGTCCACGGATCCCCGGTGCCGGCGGCGCGGTACTCGATGCGGATGGTGACGGACCGGCTGGCCCGCCCGCCCTTGTCGTTGAACCGCACCAGCCCATGGAAGGTGATGTCGAGCAGGATCTCATCGGCGGCGTCGTGGCTCTCCAGGACTTGCGGCCCGCCGGCGTTGGTGAGCTTCAGCGAATACTGATCCTCGCGGACGGTGTTGGAATAGAGGGTGATCGGCGCGTCGGTGCCGAACCCCTGGCGCACCTCGGTTTCGACGTCCTCGAACTGATCGAGCGGCACGGTGCCGATGCGCAGGTCGGAGAGCTGCAACGGCCCGTAGCCGAAATCGAACAGCATCCGGAAATACTGATCGCTGCCCTGCACCTCGGTGTAGGGGTGCGCCGCCAGCGTCGGGAACACCTTGTGGCGGCCGTAAACCCGCAGCACCGGGCCGTAAAGATTGGTCCGGTTCTGGGTGCCGGTGATGGACAGGGTCGGGCTGGTGCGCGACTGCGGCCCGCCCAGGGACAGATCGCCCAGCTTCGGGCGCGGCGGCGGCGCGATGGCGTTGACGATCAGCGAACCGACGGCGGTCACCACGGCGCCCACGGCGGCCGACGCCACGGCAAAACCGGTCGTGCCTGCGGTAAAGCCCATCAGCCCGGCCGCCAGCCCGCCGGTGTAGACGGCGAGCACGGCGACCGCGATCATCATGACCGCCCGCAGCGGGTTCTTACCGCCGCCTCCGCCACCACCCCGCGGCACCACCCGCACCGTCAGCACCGTCCCCGGCTTCGGCCGCACCCGGTGCCAATGCTGCCGGGCCACCGGCACCGGCTCTCGCGTCATCGCCCCGTCGCCGATCCACACGTGCGCATGGGCGGCGAGCACCGGATCCATGCCGGCGTCGGCGAGGATCTCGGCAACCGTGCCGCCGGTGAAGACCATGCGGTCGATGCGCTCGGACGAGAACGGCCGCGCCGCGGGCAGGCGACAACCCGCAGCTCAGCCAACATAGTACCGATAGAACCCTATGACACGACGGCGCCACTGCGGCCCGTCGTAGCGTTCGAGGCAGGCGTCGATGCCCTGTTCGATGTGCAGCATCCATCCGCGCGCCACCACGACGCCGACATGGACCGGGTGGCCCATCATGCGCAGCAGGATGCCGTCGCCGGGTTGTTCCTGGCCCACCGGCACTTCGATCCAGTTGTCCATGTGCTCGGCCATGAACTGCGCGATGGAACCGCGGTCGCGGTCGCCGGCGAAGTCGATGCCATCGAATACCGGCACGTCGAGCCCGAAGCGCTCTTGCAGCACGACGACCAGAAGCCCCCAGCAATCCAGACCGCTCCGATCGCGGCCGCCGACGCGGAACGGTAAGCCGACAAAGTCGGCTGCCCAGTCAGGGATCGCCTGAGGCATTGTTGCATATGCTCACAAAGGAAGATTGGACTCGGCCGGCAACCGGCCGCTTTCGGGGACAGCAGCTCAGCACGGCGAGGGCTGAACCCGGCTTATGGCCGCGGAACCAGGGGGCGGCCACGACTCCGCTGCCTGGGGGCAGAGAGCGAACGTCTTTAGGAACCGTTCGTTAGTGGCGATTTTGACCCATTGCGGCCATCAGCCGCGCTTTGATAAGAATCCTGCGGCGCCTTAAAGCCGAACATTCGATATCACTGCCAAAGCCGCACCAATGTCAAAGCCGCGACCCTCAGGGAACTGAACCGCTCACGGTGAATTGGAAAGCTTGTTACAAACGCTCATTCGACCGAAATTCAATTCATGGATGGTAACGTCATAGCAGTCGGAAATCGTGGCGCCGAGTGGCATAGATGGGAGCCCCATATACACGCGCCCGGTACGGTGCTAGCGGACCAGTATCCACAGTCGGATGGCTGGAATCTCTATCTTGAGGCACTTGAGGCTGTCTCACCTCCGCTGCGAGCGATTGGCATCACGGACTATTGCATCACCAGATCGTATGAGCGGGTGAAGGCGGAGAGGGATAAGGGTCGGATCAAGGGATGCGATCTTCTGTTCCCTAATATCGAACTGCGCCTCGACACCGGTACCGTCAAGGGCAACTTCGTCAACATCCACCTTCTCGCAAGTCCAGAAGGCCCGGATCACGTTACCGAACTGAATCGATTTCTCGGTCGGCTTACGTTCCGAGCTTGCAATGATGAGTTCGCTTGCACTCCAAGCGAACTGGTCCGCTTGGGGCGGCGGTTAGATCCGACTAAGGTTAATGACGAAGCCGCGCTGCGGCACGGCTGCTCACAGTTCAAGGTTTCTCTCAAGAACCTCCTTGATGCCTACGGGACCATCGAATGGGCCCGCGACAACATCCTCATCGCAGTCGCTGGAAATGCCGACGGCACATCGGGCGTCAGGGAAGCCGCAGATACGACGCTGCGAGAGGAAATCGAAAAGGCGGCTCACGCCATTTTCGCTAGTAGTCCGAAACAGAGGGAATTTTGGCTTGGAAGTGGAAAGGCAAGCGTAGGCGATCTTCGTGAGAGATATGGTGGCCAGAAGCCGTGCCTATGGGGCTGTGATGCCCACGACCTCTCGCGCGTCGGCAAGCCGGCGGAGGATCGGCTCTGCTGGATAAAGGGGATGCCAACCTTTGACGCACTCCGCCAAGCATGTATCGAACCCGAGCGCGCCTATGTCGGTCCATCCCCTCCCTCGTGGGCGGCTGCCTCACAGATCATCGACGCAGTTCTTTTAGAGGGCGCTCCGTGGGCCAAGACTCCGGCCGTGAGACTGAACCCAGGTTTGGTCGCCGCCTAGGTGCTCGAGGATCGGGTAAGACTGCTCTCGTGGACATGATCGCGGCGGGCTGCGACCCCTATGTAGAATCAGAGAAGCGCCAATCCTTTCTTGTCAGAGCCAGGGAACACCTATCGGGCGCGCGCGTGTCGGTGAAATGGTTGAGCGGCGAAGAACCGAAAGCTCGCCCGCCAGATTCCCCGGAGAATCGGTCGCCGGACGCCTATTCCCGCACTCGCTACCTCT includes these proteins:
- a CDS encoding C40 family peptidase, which codes for MPQAIPDWAADFVGLPFRVGGRDRSGLDCWGLLVVVLQERFGLDVPVFDGIDFAGDRDRGSIAQFMAEHMDNWIEVPVGQEQPGDGILLRMMGHPVHVGVVVARGWMLHIEQGIDACLERYDGPQWRRRVIGFYRYYVG